The sequence below is a genomic window from Helicobacter ganmani.
TTTAATTTTGGAGTTTAAGCCCTATTATGGAAAACATTATTACTTTTGGTATTATTGCAGTTTTGATTGTCATCGCACCTTTTCTTAGCTCGCTTTTACGCTTGCCTCTTGTGGTTACAGAGATTCTACTTGGTGCGCTTGCTTTTCATTTTGGACTTTTTTCACATTCCGAATCCCTAAGCTTTATTGCACACATTGGCTTTTTATTTTTGATGTTTCTATGTGGCTTAGAAGTGGATTTGAAAACCTTTACAAAACTCGGAATAGACTTCCTAAAATCTGCTTTTTTATATTTCTTAATTCTCTATGGTGTCGCTTGCTTGTATGTGCTTAATGCTGGGCTATCTAAGTTTTATATTGCTGCCTTGCCTGTAATGAGTTTGGGTATGATTATGGCATTACTCAAAGAATACCCCAAAAATACATCTTGGCTACAACTTGCTTTAAATGTTGGAATCTTGGGTGAGCTGATTAGCATTGTTGTGCTTGTAGTGCTCAATGGTGCATATTCCTATGGATTAAATTGGGAATTATATCGGACATTGCTCGTTTTGTTTATTTTTTTAAGCGTCATTGTGGGTATGTTCAAGGTTGCAGACATTATGTTTTGGTGGTTTCCTACTTTGAAATTTTTTCTGATTCCAAAAAATGCAAGCAAAAATCAAGACATTCGCTTTAGCGCAATGCTGTTTTTAATTCTAATTGGAATCTCACAGATTCTAGGGCTAGAACGCGTGCTTGGGGCATTTTTAGCAGGTATGATTTTAGCGACTTATTTTCATCATCACAAAGGCTTGATAGACAAATTAAACGATTTTGGTTTTGGATTCTTTATTCCTTTATTTTTTATTTTCGTTGGCTCTACATTGGATTTGAATCTGATTACACAAAACCGACAACTCTTGTCGCTGACATTGAGCATTATTCTTGTTATGGTTATTTTACGCTTATTGGGGGCTTTCGTTGCATATAGAAAATACTTTGGGGATATAAAACAAACAATCTTATTTGCCTTTAGCCACTCTATGCCTTTAACCTTCCTCGTCGCAACAGCGCAACTTGGTTTGCAATTCAATGCAATTGATACACACGAATATTATGCTTTTATTCTTGCGGCTCTTTTGGAGGGAATCTTTTTGACGATTTGTATCAAGCTTTTGGATAACTATCAAGCTAAACCACATTTGTAAAATTCTAAAATTTATGCTTTTGCTTCAAGCCTTTTTCAAATTTTTTGCGCTTGACGATAGAGAGTTTATCAATAAATAAAACACCATTTAAGTGGTCAATCTCGTGCTGAAAAGCAACGGCTAAATAATCTTGTGCAACAATTTCTTGCGGTTTGCCAAATCTATCTTGATAAACAACTTTAATTGTATTGGCGCGTTTAATGTCTTCATAAAACTCTGGTACACTCAAACAACCTTCACTAAATACAATTTCTCCATCTTTTTCTACAATTTCGGGATTGATGACTTCTAGCAAATCTTCTTTATGTTGATTTCCTTCTTCATCAGGAATACAAATCAACAAAGCGCGAATAGGTTTAGCAACCTGAATCGCAGAGATTCCAACGCCGTTTTTAGCGAGCATAATTTCATACATTTCATCTAAAAGCAAATGGAGTTTTGAATCGAAAGATTCCACAGGTTTTGAAATCTGTCGTAAAATTGAATTAGGGTAAGTGATAACCTCAAGCATTAATGCTTTTTCTCCTTCCCTTCTCCCGCCACGACAAAGGAAACATTACTACTAGAAGCCTTTTTTAGAGCCTCTAAGGCATTTTTGAAAACATCTTTTCCCCTAGAACTTCCATTAATTTCAGCGATTCCAGTGCAAACACTAAGAGAGATTTCCTCTTCTCCTAAAAAAATATTCGTAGTAGAGACTTTTTCAATCAAACGATTTGCAAATCGCTTCGCAGCTTCTCTATCACTATGGCTAAGTAGGATTCCAAAAATATCTGAACCGCAATAAGCAAGTACATCACTTTTGTTTGCGATTTTTTGCAAAATTTTAGAAATCGCACGACTGATAAGTGTGGAATTTTTATCTGAAGTAATGCGTCGGGCAAGACTTTTGGTAATCTGAATCAAAATTAATGAGGATTTATGATTTTCTGTGTGGATAGATTCCAATTCAGCAAGCAGTCTAATATCCAAAAAATTACGATTATAAAGCCCATATTTCTCATCGCAAATAATATTGTTTGCAATACTTTCAATCGCCTGCATACTTCTATCATAAGAGACTTTAATATTCTGAAGCTGCACTTTTGTTGTCTCACCTAACGATTTCAATTCTTTTTCAAAAACGGTGATAATATTTTGCAAAGCAATCGCATTATTGGTTGCGCCTATTTCGCTTTCATGTTTTTTAAGGATATTTTGTAAAAATTGAAGATTTTTATAAGCTGTGCCAACCTGTTGTAGAGTATTAACCATATGGTTTTTAGCTCTTAAAACCTTATCTTCTAACAAAGCTTGTCTCTCCGTAGGCGTCAAATCAAGACTAATAAATTGTGTTGCATTATCTTTAAATTGCTGTGTTTTATCTTCAAGTAGTTTTTCAAAATAGATTCTATAATTATAGGGTGTTGGGGCAATACCATTTGCGCTCAATGTGCGGATAATCTGCGCCCCATAATCCTCTAATGTATTGGATTCCGTTGAACCCGTATTTACAGATTCTCCGGGCGTGGAATCAGAATCTAATCCAAATGATGAAAAAGATGATGCGTTATTAGCTGGAGCCTCCTCTATACCCTCTGTTTCAAAACTTTGCAAACCTTCAAACGAATCAAAATCGTCTTTCATGGACTACCCCCTTTACTTTAAACTTTTGGTTAAAACATTATCAATCAATCCATATTCTTGCGCTTCGTGAGCACTTAAATAAAAGTCTCTATCCGTATCTTTGGCAATTTTTTCTAATGGTTGATTAGTATTAGCTGCCAAGATTTCGTTTAAACTAGCCTTTAAACGCAAAATCTCTTTCGCTTGAATTTCAATTTCTGTGGCTTGTCCTTGCGCTCCTCCCAAAGGCTGATGAATCATAATGCGAGAATTAGGGAGAGAATAACGTTTGCCTTTTGTCCCACAACTTAGCAAAAATGCTCCCATACTTGCTGCTTGACCGATACAAATCGTGCTAATGTCGGGTTTAACATAATTCATTGTATCATAAATACTCAAACCACTCGTTACCACTCCACCTGGTGAATTAATATACAGATAAATATCTTTTTCTGGATCTTCAGCCTCCAAAAATAAGAGTTGCGCAACAATAGAAGAGGCTACACCATCATCAATTTGCCCGCTTAACAAAATGATTCTATCTTTTAAAAGCCTAGAATAAATATCATACGCACGCTCCCCGCGCCCTGATTTTTCTATAACTGTCGGCACATAATAACTCATTACGCCCTCTTGTCTAATAAAGCAGTAAGCACTCTATCCTCTAGCATTGCCATTTTCACTGCTGGGATTAAATTATTATTTTTGTAATATTCAAAAATTGCTTTTGGGTCTTGGCGCATTGCCATTGCTTCATAATAAATAGTATTAATCACTTCATTGTCTGGAATCTCTATTTTATCTCGTTTTGCAATTGCATCAATGATAAAGGTTACACGAACGCTTTTTTCCGCATTCTCTCTTTGCTCTTCGCGTTTAGCTTTGAGTGTTTCAGGCTCTTTTGCAAGCTTTTGCTGTTCCTCTTGAGATAAAGACATCAAGCTATTTCTAAAAAGCAAATCTATTTCTTGATGCACAATAGATTTTGGTAAATCAAACACAATGTTTTTATTAAGATTCTCAATCAGAATTTCCTTTAATTTATTGTTATAAAGCTCCTGTTTTTTTTCATTTTGGAGCTGCGTTTTGATTTTTTCTTTCAATGTTTCAACATTTGCGTCTTTGTCGTCTGGCAAAAGTGTCTTAGCAAAATTGTCATCAATTTCAATCTTTCCTTTTGTTTGAATCTCTAGCAATTTTACTTTAAAAACCGCTGGTTTTCCCGCTAAGTGTTTAGCTTGATAATTTTCTGGAAAAGCTACATTAATCTCTTTTTCTTCGCCTTTTTTCATACCAATTAATTGCTCCTCAAAGCCCTCAATAAAAGACTTGCTACCAATTTGCAATAAGTAATTCTCTGCTTTACCACCCTCAAAAGCCTTACCCTCTATAAAGCCCTCAAAGTTGATTTTTGCATATTCTCCATCTTTTAACTTGCGTCTTCCATCTTCAATTCCCACAAGAGGTGCCCTAGCATTCGCAATTTCTTCAAGCCGTTTCGCAATGTCTTCTGATGTAACTTCTGGAATCTTGACTTCCGGAATACATTCCTCTAATTTATCAAGCGAAATGCTTGGTGTTAGGCTAACTTCTATCTCAAGCTCAATGCCTTCCTCTTTTTGATCAAATTTCGTAATACGCGGGTCGCCAATTAGCGCATTTGCCTCTACTTGTAATTCCTTTAAAATATCTTGCAAAAGGTCTTGTACACATTCTCTTTGTGCATCTTCTTCTAGTTGTTTGCCATAACGTTGCTTCACTGCACTTGCTGGCACATGCCCCTTACGAAATCCATCAATTTTGAGATTTTTACTAGCAGCTTTTGTTATTTTGTCTAATTTTTGATTTAATCTATCCACAGGAATCGTGGCTTGTGCAACTGCATTTGCACTATCAATACTTTGGACTTTTAGAGTTGAATTCATTTCTTTGTATGCTCCGAATTTAATGTGTAGTTTTTAATTTTATCAAAACTTGTCTTAAACTACAACTTTAAATTATAAAATCTACACGAAATTAATTACCCAAGATTTCACGCACCCCTTTTGAATTAGGTTCGCTCAAAAATCCTCGTGCCTGCATTTGCTCAATAATATTTGCTGCCTTATTATACCCAATCCCAAGTCTTCGTTGAATATAACTAATAGAAGTTTTGCCATCACTTAAAATAATGCGTTTGGCTTCCTCATAAAGCTCATCTGTCTCGCCCTCTACGCGTAAGCCCAAGATTTCATCTTCATTGGGCATAAAGTTTTCATCGTATTGCGGAGGACATTGGGATTTGATAAATTCTACGATTTTTTCAATCTCTGTTTCTGTGCTCCAAGGAGCGTGCAAACGCACGATTCCACCGCCCGGTGGCGTGAAAAGCATATCTCCTCGTCCAAGCAAAGATTCTGCGCCAAAACTATCCAAAATCACTTTAGAATCAATTTTTTGTCCCACTTTGTAACTAATGCGTGAGGGCAAATTGGCTTTAATTAATCCTGTTACAACATCAACACTCGGACGTTGTGTTGCAACAATCAAATGGATTCCGCTTGCTCTTGCCATTTGAGCCAAACGCGAAATAGAAACCTCTGCTTCCTTGCCTCCGCTCATCATCAAATCCGCTAATTCATCAATAATTACCACAATATAAGGAAAAGGCTCAAAGCCTTCAATTTCAGCTTTTTGGTTGTAACCCTCAATGTTTTTAATCCTTGCTTCACTCATCAGCGTATATCTTCGTTCCATTTCTTTTACGGTGTTATCCAAAGCAATAATTGCCTTTTTGGGTTGCGTGATGACGGGAGTTAGCAAATGTGGAATGTCATTATAAATGCTAAACTCTAACATTTTTGGGTCTATCATAATAAGCTTCAGTTGCGCAGGAGAGTTTTTATAAAGCAAGGATAAAATCATCGCATTAATCCCCACACTTTTACCGCTTCCTGTCGTCCCTGCAATCAACAAATGAGGAAGTTTTTTAAGGTCTGTTACAAAAGGGTTTCCTACAATGTCTTTACCCAAAGCAAGAGTTAAAGGCGAGGTAGAGTTTGCAAACAAATCATTTTCTAAAATCTCTCGCAAATAAATTGTTTCAATCTGATTGTTTGGAATCTCAATTCCCACAACATCTTTTCCCGGCACAGGTGCTTGAATCCGAATCGTTTTCGCACGCAATGCCATTGCTAAATCATCTTGCAAAGTCAAAATGCGCGAAACTTTGACATTTGGACTTGGACGAAACTCAAAAGTTGTAACAATGGGTCCAGAATAAGTCCTAACAATATCCCCTTCAATCTTAAACATTCGCAATTTGCTTAACAAATCATTGATTTTTCGGTCAATCTCTCCCTCATCAATCTCAATGCGCTCCTCTTTTGGAGCTTGCAAAAATTCTAATTTAGGCAAGACAAAATCTTGCGATTCTACAATCTGTGGTATATCTGCAACTCCTAATATGCTTAAAGTCTCCTTGTTTTCTAAAACCAACTTCCTTGATAATTCAGAATCCTTTGTTTGCTGTGGAGATTCTTGTGTTGTAGCCTGCACAAAGGGCGCACAAGATTCTGCTTGAGAGGATTGTGTTTCAAAAGATTCCTTTTGTTCTTCTTTGTTTTGCATTTCTTTGTTGGTTTTAGGGGCATTAAACAAGCTAATCACTTCGGAAGTGGAAGATTCTACTTTGGGTGGCACTGCTTGCAAAGTCGGATTCGCCCTTGCTTGCGATTCTACCTCTAAATCTTTTCCTGCTTCATTATCAAAACGATAGCCATAAGTCGGGAGGGGATTTGCCGTAAAGGTTGGCGTATAATTCAACACTTCCTTGGCGTCTTGCATTTTTTCAACTACCTCATAGATTCCTTGCGATTTCTCCAAATCTCCTAGAGATTCTGTCGGTTGTTTCTGTCTTGCTGAATCCAAGATGCCATTATGTTCTTGGTTTTCTTGAAATTGTGGCTTGGGAGATTCCGCATTTTCTTTTGTTGTTTCCCGTGCGGATTCCTCCAAACCCCGATTAGAAACAAGCGCATTGGGGGAATTTTGAGATTCCATAAATTCCTGAATCACTTGCTTAATAATATGATTGAGTGCAGCGGGTTCTGTTTGTGGAGGTATTGCATTTTCATGCGTGCTTGGTGAATTTTTGCCTGATTGCAACTCTTGAGAAATCTGTTGGATTTCTTCGGGCTTGATTGGGTGTGTGCTTTTGATTTTGTCATAATAAAAAATTGTGCTAGGCTCATCGTCGGATTGCGATTCTTTACTATGTGACAAATCCCGAAAAGAATCTCCATTGTGGAAGCTCTTTTGCACAAGATAATCCTGTGTACCAACTGGGTCTTTATCATAATATGCACTAAAGGGCGTCGCGGCATAAAGATTTTTGGGATAAGCCTTAATTGGCTTTGGCTTAGTTGCTTCCGCAGGTATAGAATCCTGCGAAATTGGATTGCCTTGCGGTGTAGAAAAATCTCGTGATTCCTCCATAAAATCTAGTGTTGTTTCTCTTTGGGCAAAAGTCGGCGTGGGTGTTTGTAAAACCTGATTTTGCGTGTTTGTGCATTCCTCTTTTTTGATAAGCCTTATCACTTCTTCTTTGGGTTCTTCCTCTGGATATAAATGGCTTTTCTCAAAACGTTTGAAGTTTTCTAAACTTGCCATAGATTCCAACTGAAACTGCATTGCATTAAAGCCTTGCTGTTCAGCTTCTTTTGAACTCACAATGCGAATTTGTGGAATCTCATTTTGTTCTTTAGAGTAATTTTCTAAAGGATTGTCTTCTCTTGTTGGCAACTCTACATTCTGTCTTAACTCATCAATTTCAGCCTCAAAAGATTGCTCTTTGCTGAAATTCTCGTGCGATTCACTTTCTGATGTCTCTTGCATTTCTTGAGATTCTTCTTCAGTATCATCTTGAAAGTTGAAAGCTGCACTTGTAGGAGGAGGCGGATTGTTTTTACTCTGCTCAATCAATTCTTCTAAAGTTAATGCGCGAGGGGTAGAAGGGGCTTTTGTAAAAAACAAAGAAGAATGCTTAGAGGTTTCTTGTGCTGGATTATTTTGCGTATTTTGAGTGTCCTTCTCCTGCGGAGAAAGGGAAAAAATAGAATGTTTAGAATCCTTTTTGTCCATTTGGCTTGGCGGCGTAAAAAATGCTTTGATTTTTGAAGCAAGATTTTTGAGATTCTTTTTGCTTTTAATGATTTTTTCTGTTGGCACTTGACTTTGCCTTAAATCCTCTTTCAAATCTTGCACAAATATTTTTCCCAATTCTTTAGGAGACTTGCCGCTATACAAAACAACGCTAAAGGCAAAGCAAAGTAAAACCAACACAAAAACACCCAAATGTGTAATAAGTGGCGAAAGCACACTATTAAACGCAACGCCCAAAATCCCAGCGTGCGCAAAAAACAAGCCTTGCAACACAAGAAGTGCAAAAACTCCGATGATAACACCAAGCGTTTTTTCTAAAAATCGGTTGTTTTTAAAATCAAAAGAATCTTTTACTTGATAGACAAAAAATGCAGCAACAAAAAGCCAAATATAGCCCAAATACCCAAAAAGCCAAAATTGAATTTGAGCAAGTGGCTTTAAAAATCCAAAAGGCTCTAAAATACCTAGAACTGTCAAGATTCCAAATATTAGCAAGAGGGAAGCAATGCGTATTTGGTAGGAAGTTTTATTCTTTAAAAATT
It includes:
- a CDS encoding cation:proton antiporter, with the protein product MENIITFGIIAVLIVIAPFLSSLLRLPLVVTEILLGALAFHFGLFSHSESLSFIAHIGFLFLMFLCGLEVDLKTFTKLGIDFLKSAFLYFLILYGVACLYVLNAGLSKFYIAALPVMSLGMIMALLKEYPKNTSWLQLALNVGILGELISIVVLVVLNGAYSYGLNWELYRTLLVLFIFLSVIVGMFKVADIMFWWFPTLKFFLIPKNASKNQDIRFSAMLFLILIGISQILGLERVLGAFLAGMILATYFHHHKGLIDKLNDFGFGFFIPLFFIFVGSTLDLNLITQNRQLLSLTLSIILVMVILRLLGAFVAYRKYFGDIKQTILFAFSHSMPLTFLVATAQLGLQFNAIDTHEYYAFILAALLEGIFLTICIKLLDNYQAKPHL
- a CDS encoding FtsK/SpoIIIE family DNA translocase: MTVLGILEPFGFLKPLAQIQFWLFGYLGYIWLFVAAFFVYQVKDSFDFKNNRFLEKTLGVIIGVFALLVLQGLFFAHAGILGVAFNSVLSPLITHLGVFVLVLLCFAFSVVLYSGKSPKELGKIFVQDLKEDLRQSQVPTEKIIKSKKNLKNLASKIKAFFTPPSQMDKKDSKHSIFSLSPQEKDTQNTQNNPAQETSKHSSLFFTKAPSTPRALTLEELIEQSKNNPPPPTSAAFNFQDDTEEESQEMQETSESESHENFSKEQSFEAEIDELRQNVELPTREDNPLENYSKEQNEIPQIRIVSSKEAEQQGFNAMQFQLESMASLENFKRFEKSHLYPEEEPKEEVIRLIKKEECTNTQNQVLQTPTPTFAQRETTLDFMEESRDFSTPQGNPISQDSIPAEATKPKPIKAYPKNLYAATPFSAYYDKDPVGTQDYLVQKSFHNGDSFRDLSHSKESQSDDEPSTIFYYDKIKSTHPIKPEEIQQISQELQSGKNSPSTHENAIPPQTEPAALNHIIKQVIQEFMESQNSPNALVSNRGLEESARETTKENAESPKPQFQENQEHNGILDSARQKQPTESLGDLEKSQGIYEVVEKMQDAKEVLNYTPTFTANPLPTYGYRFDNEAGKDLEVESQARANPTLQAVPPKVESSTSEVISLFNAPKTNKEMQNKEEQKESFETQSSQAESCAPFVQATTQESPQQTKDSELSRKLVLENKETLSILGVADIPQIVESQDFVLPKLEFLQAPKEERIEIDEGEIDRKINDLLSKLRMFKIEGDIVRTYSGPIVTTFEFRPSPNVKVSRILTLQDDLAMALRAKTIRIQAPVPGKDVVGIEIPNNQIETIYLREILENDLFANSTSPLTLALGKDIVGNPFVTDLKKLPHLLIAGTTGSGKSVGINAMILSLLYKNSPAQLKLIMIDPKMLEFSIYNDIPHLLTPVITQPKKAIIALDNTVKEMERRYTLMSEARIKNIEGYNQKAEIEGFEPFPYIVVIIDELADLMMSGGKEAEVSISRLAQMARASGIHLIVATQRPSVDVVTGLIKANLPSRISYKVGQKIDSKVILDSFGAESLLGRGDMLFTPPGGGIVRLHAPWSTETEIEKIVEFIKSQCPPQYDENFMPNEDEILGLRVEGETDELYEEAKRIILSDGKTSISYIQRRLGIGYNKAANIIEQMQARGFLSEPNSKGVREILGN
- a CDS encoding GGDEF domain-containing protein; the encoded protein is MKDDFDSFEGLQSFETEGIEEAPANNASSFSSFGLDSDSTPGESVNTGSTESNTLEDYGAQIIRTLSANGIAPTPYNYRIYFEKLLEDKTQQFKDNATQFISLDLTPTERQALLEDKVLRAKNHMVNTLQQVGTAYKNLQFLQNILKKHESEIGATNNAIALQNIITVFEKELKSLGETTKVQLQNIKVSYDRSMQAIESIANNIICDEKYGLYNRNFLDIRLLAELESIHTENHKSSLILIQITKSLARRITSDKNSTLISRAISKILQKIANKSDVLAYCGSDIFGILLSHSDREAAKRFANRLIEKVSTTNIFLGEEEISLSVCTGIAEINGSSRGKDVFKNALEALKKASSSNVSFVVAGEGKEKKH
- the tig gene encoding trigger factor encodes the protein MNSTLKVQSIDSANAVAQATIPVDRLNQKLDKITKAASKNLKIDGFRKGHVPASAVKQRYGKQLEEDAQRECVQDLLQDILKELQVEANALIGDPRITKFDQKEEGIELEIEVSLTPSISLDKLEECIPEVKIPEVTSEDIAKRLEEIANARAPLVGIEDGRRKLKDGEYAKINFEGFIEGKAFEGGKAENYLLQIGSKSFIEGFEEQLIGMKKGEEKEINVAFPENYQAKHLAGKPAVFKVKLLEIQTKGKIEIDDNFAKTLLPDDKDANVETLKEKIKTQLQNEKKQELYNNKLKEILIENLNKNIVFDLPKSIVHQEIDLLFRNSLMSLSQEEQQKLAKEPETLKAKREEQRENAEKSVRVTFIIDAIAKRDKIEIPDNEVINTIYYEAMAMRQDPKAIFEYYKNNNLIPAVKMAMLEDRVLTALLDKRA
- the def gene encoding peptide deformylase, which gives rise to MLEVITYPNSILRQISKPVESFDSKLHLLLDEMYEIMLAKNGVGISAIQVAKPIRALLICIPDEEGNQHKEDLLEVINPEIVEKDGEIVFSEGCLSVPEFYEDIKRANTIKVVYQDRFGKPQEIVAQDYLAVAFQHEIDHLNGVLFIDKLSIVKRKKFEKGLKQKHKF
- the clpP gene encoding ATP-dependent Clp endopeptidase proteolytic subunit ClpP; the protein is MSYYVPTVIEKSGRGERAYDIYSRLLKDRIILLSGQIDDGVASSIVAQLLFLEAEDPEKDIYLYINSPGGVVTSGLSIYDTMNYVKPDISTICIGQAASMGAFLLSCGTKGKRYSLPNSRIMIHQPLGGAQGQATEIEIQAKEILRLKASLNEILAANTNQPLEKIAKDTDRDFYLSAHEAQEYGLIDNVLTKSLK